From a single Zygotorulaspora mrakii chromosome 2, complete sequence genomic region:
- the FMP16 gene encoding Fmp16p (similar to Saccharomyces cerevisiae YDR070C; ancestral locus Anc_8.189), whose product MFLQGAKVCTRSVPISAGLRAFGSSPCAGFPGRKVHQDAAEQKEQKLFDKNKAKLEKMEHHEGSDKRDSRSKLKKRGDDARIEQNRPDDGVY is encoded by the coding sequence ATGTTTCTTCAAGGTGCAAAAGTGTGTACAAGATCTGTCCCTATATCCGCCGGTTTGAGGGCTTTTGGTTCTTCTCCCTGTGCTGGATTCCCAGGGAGAAAGGTCCATCAAGATGCAGCAGAACAGAAAGAGCAGAAACTGTTTGATAAAAACAAGGCAAAGCTGGAAAAGATGGAGCACCACGAGGGCTCTGATAAAAGAGACAGCAGATCAAAGCTTAAGAAAAGAGGTGACGACGCAAGAATCGAGCAGAATAGACCAGACGATGGCGtctattga
- the PAA1 gene encoding polyamine acetyltransferase (similar to Saccharomyces cerevisiae PAA1 (YDR071C); ancestral locus Anc_8.190): MVSSTLPLHMYIRPLIVEDAKQVSMLETQGFPQNERASPEIINYRLTACPELCSGLLIREFDEDTKEVKQENLIGHILGTKIPKNTSNPNKTFITLESMGKAHSEPSDTIGIHSLVISPNYQKKNLATLLLTDHIQKLSNQEVGKKIVIIAHEPLVPFYERVGFKVAGENKDVAKDAQFASTKWLDMVRELVKEEYEN; encoded by the coding sequence atggtaTCTTCAACTTTACCGCTACACATGTATATCAGGCCATTGATCGTTGAAGACGCGAAACAGGTATCAATGTTAGAAACTCAGGGGTTCCcacaaaatgaaagagCATCGCCGGAAATAATCAACTATAGGTTAACAGCATGCCCCGAGCTGTGTTCCGGTTTGCTTATCAGAGAATTCGACGAAGACACGAAGGAAGtcaaacaagaaaactTAATAGGCCATATACTCGGGACAAAAATACCTAAAAATACGAGCAACCCAAATAAGACCTTTATAACACTCGAAAGCATGGGTAAAGCCCATAGCGAGCCTAGTGACACAATTGGGATTCACTCTTTGGTCATATCACCAAActatcaaaagaagaatctTGCAACTTTACTTTTGACCGATCACATTCAAAAACTGAGCAACCAAGAAGTgggtaaaaaaattgtaaTCATAGCACATGAACCTCTGGTCCCATTTTATGAAAGAGTAGGATTCAAAGTCGCTGGTGAGAATAAAGACGTCGCCAAAGATGCCCAATTCGCTAGCACAAAATGGCTTGACATGGTCAGAGAACTGGTTAAGGAAGAGTATGAAAATTAG
- the FTR1 gene encoding high-affinity iron permease FTR1 (similar to Saccharomyces cerevisiae FTR1 (YER145C); ancestral locus Anc_8.191), translated as MSSAERVFNVGVFFVVFRECLEAVVVVSVLLSFLRQAIGSKDWALYKRLRLQVWIGVVAGFIICLGIGGGFIGAYYRYNNDIFGSAEDLWEGVFCMIATIMISMMGIPMLRMNKMQAKWRVKIARSLVEKPKSRRGYFNIGFLARRYVMFLLPFITVLREGLEAVVFVAGAGITTTGSRATAYPLPVFVGLVAGIFVGLLLYYGASRSSLQIFLIISTCILYLISAGLFSRGAWYFESYIFNKKSGGDASESGDGNGSYNIRKAVYHVNCCNPELDNGWDIFNALLGWQNTGYLSSMLCYNIYWLVLMIVLGLMMFEEKKGHLPFCEKLRLRELNPMYWIKNKKKNEITEEQKAELFRKLNNLEFDGEGNIKHDDENSSSNDKVVQSYENTAAKV; from the coding sequence ATGTCTTCAGCTGAGAGGGTTTTCAACGTTGGAGTGTTCTTTGTTGTTTTCAGAGAATGTTTAGAAGCAGTGGTTGTGGTTTCGGTGTTGTTGTCTTTCTTGAGACAGGCCATTGGGAGCAAGGATTGGGCCCTCTATAAGAGGCTGAGGCTGCAGGTCTGGATTGGTGTCGTGGCCGGGTTTATCATCTGTCTGGGAATCGGCGGTGGGTTCATCGGTGCGTACTACAGATACAACAACGATATCTTTGGCTCGGCCGAAGACTTGTGGGAGGGTGTGTTCTGCATGATTGCGACGATCATGATCAGTATGATGGGTATCCCGATGCTGAGGATGAACAAGATGCAGGCGAAATGGAGAGTCAAGATCGCACGTTCGCTGGTTGAAAAACCAAAGAGCAGAAGGGGCTACTTCAACATTGGTTTCCTCGCCAGACGGTACGTCATGTTCCTGTTGCCATTCATCACGGTTTTGAGAGAAGGTCTGGAAGCCGTTGTGTTCGTTGCCGGTGCGGGTATTACCACGACTGGATCTAGAGCCACGGCTTACCCATTGCCTGTGTTTGTCGGTTTGGTTGCGGGTATTTTTGTCGGTCTGCTGTTGTATTACGGTGCTTCAAGGTCTTCTTTGCAGATTTTCCTGATCATTTCGACCTGTATTCTTTATTTGATTTCGGCAGGTCTGTTCTCCAGGGGTGCGTGGTATTTCGAGAGCTacatcttcaacaaaaagTCCGGCGGTGACGCCTCCGAAAGTGGTGATGGTAATGGTTCCTACAATATCAGAAAGGCAGTTTACCACGTCAACTGTTGTAATCCGGAATTGGATAACGGTTGGGATATTTTCAACGCCCTATTGGGATGGCAAAATACAGGCTACCTCTCATCCATGTTGTGCTACAACATTTACTGGTTGGTATTGATGATCGTTTTGGGTCTGATGATgtttgaagagaaaaagggCCATTTGCCATTCtgtgaaaaattgagattAAGAGAATTGAACCCAATGTACTGgatcaaaaacaagaaaaagaatgaaattACAGAGGAACAAAAGGCTGAATTGTTCCGCAAATTGAACAACTTGGAATTCGACGGTGAGGGTAATATAAAACACGATGACGAAAACTCTAGTAGCAACGACAAAGTAGTTCAATCTTATGAGAACACAGCTGCGAAAGTTTAA
- the LSM5 gene encoding RNA-binding protein LSM5 (similar to Saccharomyces cerevisiae LSM5 (YER146W); ancestral locus Anc_8.192) has protein sequence MSVEVVPLEIIDKTINQKVWIILQSNREFTGTLVGFDDFVNVILEDAVEWANGSASNELEKVMEHHGRLLLSGNNIAMLVPGGKP, from the coding sequence ATGAGCGTGGAAGTTGTGCCGTTAGAGATAATCGACAAGACCATCAATCAAAAGGTATGGATCATTCTGCAGTCTAACAGAGAGTTCACCGGCACCCTGGTGGGGTTTGATGATTTCGTCAACGTTATCCTGGAAGATGCCGTGGAGTGGGCCAATGGCTCGGCGTCAAACGAGCTGGAAAAAGTCATGGAGCACCATGGCAGGCTTCTGCTGAGCGGGAACAACATCGCAATGCTGGTGCCGGGCGGCAAGCCGTAG
- the SNF11 gene encoding Snf11p (similar to Saccharomyces cerevisiae SNF11 (YDR073W); ancestral locus Anc_8.194), protein MDSNVQSQHQNQQGVPLQGQDLGQGQRQGPGPGLYANAAGSVGMNGAQEASSEPTEEEQVQYKIQLLLHINSILLARVIQMTQNKNAETGGTASLPDNLKLLASQYLKRVHANLQCISQVNQGIKKAKPIILEPPQPLVQQPAQDILVKLYLLMSRVFEIW, encoded by the coding sequence ATGGATTCGAACGTTCAGAGCCAGCATCAGAACCAGCAAGGAGTGCCACTACAAGGGCAGGACCTGGGCCAGGGCCAGCGCCAAGGCCCCGGTCCTGGTCTGTATGCCAATGCTGCTGGCAGCGTTGGCATGAACGGTGCTCAGGAGGCATCGAGCGAGCCAACAGAGGAGGAGCAAGTTCAATACAAGATACAGTTGCTGCTGCACATAAACAGCATTCTGCTGGCCAGGGTTATTCAGATGACACAGAACAAGAATGCGGAGACTGGAGGGACTGCTTCGCTGCCGGACAATTTAAAATTGCTGGCATCGCAATACCTGAAACGGGTCCACGCAAACCTGCAATGCATTTCGCAGGTCAACCAGGGCATCAAGAAGGCGAAACCGATCATTTTGGAACCGCCCCAGCCTCTGGTGCAGCAACCAGCCCAAGATATTCTGGTGAAATTGTATCTTTTGATGAGCcgagtttttgaaatttggtaG
- the TPS2 gene encoding trehalose-phosphatase TPS2 (similar to Saccharomyces cerevisiae TPS2 (YDR074W); ancestral locus Anc_8.195) — MTVDSKASLSDEPKDVEWPKKQRIINCVTQLPYSIQLGEKNDDWKVSPATGNSALYSSLDYLNTYKKCEQYEQHIVGWTGEIKRENETPFKLSNTVTGHTGTEMKNKTDDIDDDPLYLTKSQMEKLTAKLKEKNFSDDDQINQKNVHVHPVWLLRRDQKRWRNYAENVLWPTFHYILKFSTEGGDKENRWWYDYVKFNEAYAMKISEIYQPGDIIWVHDYYLLLLPQLLRMRFNDEHLVIAYFHHSPWPSNEYFRVLPRRKEILDGLVGANRICFQNEGFARHFVSSCKRLLEATAKKSRNSLGIDSYQIGAYGGDVIVDSLPVGVNTEALVRDAFTRNIDEKVLAIKDAYEGKKIIVGRDRLDAVRGVVQKLRAFETFLAMYPEWRDQVVLIQVSSPTANRSSQQSIRLEQQVNELVNSINSQYGSLDFSPVQHYYMRIPKDVYLSLLRVADLCIITSVRDGMNTTALEYVTIKSHNSNYDCYGNPLILSEFSGSSTVLKDAMIINPWDSVAVAKSIKKALQLTSNEKKVLEDMLRAEVPTIQDWTDKFLSSLKRLTDYTLPSSKKITPALNRPILLENYKQAKRRLFLFDYDGTLTPIVQDPAAAIPSARLIGILQKLAADPKNQIWIISGRDQKFLSKWLGGKFPQIGLSAEHGCFVKDVNCENWVNLTEKYDMSWQKKVGEIMESFTNRTPGSFIERKKVALTWHYRCTVPELGEFHAKQLKEELSAFASGSDLEVMEGKANLEVRPKFVNKGEIVKRLIWHKHGTPQDMLATKREELERDQMPDFTLCLGDDFTDEDMFTQMNAIEEVWNKKYPDEKNRWGNFGFYPCTVGSASKSTVAKAHLTDPQQVLDTLGLLVGNVSLFQSAGTVDLDSRGHVINSESSLKSEQASADYAMKRQTSNSALKRESSSSSMKRELSNSSFKREISNTFLQRESSYDSK, encoded by the coding sequence ATGACTGTTGATTCCAAGGCATCATTGAGTGATGAGCCAAAAGATGTTGAATGGCcaaaaaagcaaagaaTTATCAATTGTGTTACGCAATTACCGTATTCCATCCAGTTgggagaaaaaaatgacgaTTGGAAGGTGAGTCCAGCTACCGGCAATAGTGCGCTGTATTCTTCTTTAGATTATTTGAATACATATAAGAAGTGTGAACAATATGAGCAACATATTGTTGGATGGACCGGTGAAATCAAGAGAGAAAATGAAACCCCCTTCAAGCTTTCTAATACAGTAACAGGTCATACTGGCAccgaaatgaaaaataaaacgGATGATATAGATGACGATCCGTTATATTTGACCAAAAGccaaatggaaaaattaACAGCAAAGTTAAAGGAGAAGAATTTTAGTGATGACGACCaaatcaatcaaaaaaatgtacaTGTTCATCCCGTTTGGCTGCTACGTCGTGACCAGAAAAGATGGAGAAATTATGCCGAAAATGTTTTATGGCCAACGTTCCATTACAtattaaaattttcaactgAGGGTGGTGATAAAGAGAATCGTTGGTGGTATGATTACGTCAAATTCAACGAAGCCTACGCAATGAAAATTAGTGAGATTTACCAACCGGGTGATATAATCTGGGTTCATGATTACTATTTATTGCTATTACCTCAATTATTAAGAATGAGGTTCAATGATGAACATTTAGTTATTGCGtactttcatcattccCCATGGCCAAGTAATGAATACTTCCGTGTTTTGCCACGTAGAAAAGAGATCCTAGATGGGTTGGTTGGTGCAAATAGAATTTGTTTCCAAAATGAAGGGTTTGCTCGTCATTTCGTTTCATCATGTAAAAGATTGTTGGAGGCaactgcaaaaaaatcaagaaattcGTTAGGTATCGATTCTTATCAAATCGGTGCTTATGGTGGTGATGTTATTGTCGATTCCTTACCAGTTGGTGTCAATACGGAAGCATTGGTCAGAGATGCCTTTACTAGAAacattgatgaaaaagttCTAGCTATTAAGGATGCCTATGAGGGCAAGAAAATTATTGTTGGCAGAGATCGTTTAGATGCCGTCCGTGGTGTTGTTCAAAAACTAAGAGCCTTTGAAACGTTTTTGGCCATGTATCCAGAATGGAGAGATCAAGTTGTTTTAATTCAAGTGAGCAGTCCTACTGCAAACAGATCTTCTCAACAGTCCATAAGACTGGAACAGCAGGTTAATGAACTGGTTAATTCTATAAATTCCCAGTACGGCTCATTAGATTTTTCTCCAGTTCAACATTACTATATGCGAATTCCTAAAGATGTTTATTTGTCTTTATTGAGAGTGGCGGATTTATGTATTATCACAAGTGTTAGAGATGGAATGAATACGACCGCTTTGGAATATGTCACGATAAAGTCTCATAACTCAAACTACGATTGCTACGGAAATCCATTGATTTTAAGTGAGTTTTCTGGTAGTAGCACAGTTTTAAAAGATGCAATGATTATCAATCCTTGGGATTCTGTTGCTGTCGCTaaatcaatcaaaaaagcaTTGCAATTAACgtcaaatgaaaagaaagtcTTAGAAGATATGCTAAGAGCAGAGGTCCCAACAATTCAGGATTGGACCgataaatttttatcatctCTCAAGAGGTTAACAGATTATACTTTACCgtcatccaaaaaaatcactCCAGCTTTGAATAGACCTATATTACTGGAAAACTATAAGCAGGCTAAAAGACGTCTTTTCCTGTTTGATTATGATGGTACTTTGACACCAATTGTTCAGGATCCCGCGGCGGCAATCCCATCAGCTCGTTTGATCGgcattcttcaaaaattagCAGCCGATCCAAAGAACCAAATTTGGATTATCTCTGGTCgtgatcaaaaatttctgagTAAATGGCTGGGAGGTAAATTTCCGCAAATAGGATTGAGTGCTGAACACGGCTGTTTTGTGAAGGACGTGAATTGTGAAAATTGGGTTAATTTGACAGAGAAATATGATATGTCATGGCAAAAGAAAGTTGGCGAGATCATGGAGAGTTTTACCAATCGGACACCGGGTTCTTTTATAGAAAGGAAGAAAGTCGCCTTAACATGGCACTATAGGTGTACCGTGCCGGAGCTAGGAGAATTTCATGCTAAACAACTGAAAGAGGAATTATCCGCATTTGCCTCAGGCTCTGATCTTGAAGTTATGGAAGGCAAGGCCAATCTTGAAGTTCGTCCTAAATTTGTGAACAAAGGTGAAATTGTTAAGAGATTAATCTGGCATAAGCACGGAACTCCTCAAGACATGTTAGCAACTAAGAGAGAGGAACTAGAAAGGGATCAAATGCCTGATTTCACGTTGTGTCTGGGTGATGATTTCACTGATGAAGATATGTTTACTCAAATGAATGCAATAGAAGAAGTTTggaataaaaaatatccCGACGAGAAAAATCGTTGGGGTAACTTTGGATTCTACCCCTGTACAGTCGGATCCGCATCTAAAAGTACAGTAGCCAAGGCTCATCTGACAGATCCTCAACAAGTTCTTGATACATTAGGCCTGCTGGTTGGTAATGTTTCCTTATTTCAAAGTGCAGGGACTGTAGATTTGGATTCAAGAGGGCATGTCATAAACAGTGAAAGCAGTTTAAAATCTGAACAAGCATCAGCGGACTATGCTATGAAGAGGCAAACTTCGAATTCtgctttgaaaagagaatccTCGAGCTCCTcgatgaaaagagaactTTCGAActcttctttcaaaagagagaTTTCGAATACGTTTTTGCAACGAGAGTCATCCTACGACTCAAAGTGA
- the SCC4 gene encoding cohesin-loading factor complex subunit SCC4 (similar to Saccharomyces cerevisiae SCC4 (YER147C); ancestral locus Anc_8.196) has product MALPELSFEVLGQLSKEYLDHAHRVAGDIKDEDQLKDYFKLVSMSVQCLQYLKTNYPLSIAQDAEITYQLVEVLLEETLNFDLAEAYLSSIRERLQNHHGSYSNWSVLHEKMKFEFLTLYVLPMKRDDKFHYRIALKNCDEVVHFLAEWKYDKNVTGSWLLIFQYVNIRLNIKLNNVKRALSQFQEMTVVGKGSTEWKSFIILCHVNFYLNQRLIIPSYLLKALGSLSCDQVGAKLYGWKLMLELIIQIYKDSDITGNLNEFKEFFAEQKDALKDDQDSVTLEIGPSVHMHIQLSSVFQYKHLKNVLLLLQSVSYLVNCYAKRANFSTKFLPKVSLTTKKLISSVTQSGPHSLSFYDSRIEWYRTIQQFSEFYQKWEGLLLTGQIKDTRGNTFLTQDYAALLSVISHQIGSMKDGSQICDSYNEIISRNRTSNEVRMVALLNAYIIRVSLMSGSVQKQEQLIHCNSLWLQITNTLEQTDLHLNPTWDCTVVVIWLISHFESFTAYPLPVSDDERSSYIERFKVYYEKNKFEGNEVDNDLNDSGVKKLKKSLLMQILLNYVGGRLFEQDLTVISQISGICFRLARQQKFLILEYVVGLWHLMNCTVAMKRKEVVLVTATLDSIVKKLSAGEQSSEPAS; this is encoded by the coding sequence ATGGCTTTGCCGGAGCTTTCTTTTGAGGTTCTGGGTCAATTGTCTAAGGAATATTTGGATCATGCTCACAGAGTGGCAGGTGATATAAAGGATGAGGATCAGTTGAAGGACTATTTTAAGCTTGTTTCTATGTCTGTTCAGTGCTTGCAATATCTCAAAACGAACTATCCTTTGTCCATTGCCCAGGATGCCGAGATCACTTATCAATTAGTTGAAGTACTTCTGGAAGAGACACTCAATTTCGACCTCGCAGAGGCTTATCTTTCAAGCATACGAGAAAGATTACAAAATCATCATGGCTCTTATTCTAACTGGTCTGTGCTTCAcgagaaaatgaaattcgAATTCTTGACATTATATGTTCTACCAATGAAAAGAGACGACAAGTTTCACTACAGGATTGCATTAAAGAATTGCGACGAAGTAGTTCATTTTCTGGCAGAGTGGAAATACGATAAAAATGTGACAGGATCGTGGCTGCtaatatttcaatatgtTAATATCAGACTGaatatcaaattgaataaCGTCAAGCGTGCCTTGTCGCAGTTCCAAGAGATGACCGTGGTTGGCAAAGGTTCTACTGAATGGAAATCATTTATTATTTTATGCCATGTCAATTTCTATTTGAACCAGCGACTTATAATACCATCATACTTGTTGAAAGCTTTGGGTTCGCTATCATGCGATCAAGTTGGTGCCAAGTTGTATGGTTGGAAACTAATGCTCGAACTGATCATTCAGATTTACAAAGATAGTGATATTACTGGCAATTTGAATGAGTTCAAGGAGTTTTTTGCGGAGCAAAAGGACGCTTTAAAAGATGATCAGGATTCAGTAACTCTAGAAATCGGCCCAAGTGTCCACATGCATATTCAGCTTTCTTCTGTCTTTCAATACAAacatttaaaaaatgttttaCTGTTACTGCAAAGTGTGAGCTATTTGGTAAACTGCTATGCAAAAAGAGCAAATTTCTCAACAAAATTTCTACCCAAGGTTTCTTTAACTACAAAGAAGCTAATTAGTAGCGTTACTCAGTCGGGGCCCCATTCTTTAAGCTTTTATGACTCCAGAATCGAGTGGTACCGCACGATTCAGCAGTTTTCAGAATTCTATCAAAAGTGGGAGGGACTTCTCCTGACTGGTCAAATCAAAGATACACGAGGGAATACGTTCCTAACACAAGATTATGCTGCTCTTCTGTCTGTAATTTCTCATCAAATTGGTTCGATGAAGGATGGTTCTCAGATATGCGATTCTTATAATGAAATCATTTCCCGCAATCGAACGTCAAATGAAGTTAGGATGGTGGCATTATTGAATGCCTACATCATTAGAGTATCCCTTATGAGCGGAAGTGttcagaaacaagaacaGCTGATACATTGCAATTCGCTTTGGCTGCAAATAACAAACACCTTAGAACAGACTGATTTGCACTTGAATCCTACATGGGATTGTACTGTGGTTGTCATATGGCTAATTTCTCATTTTGAGTCATTTACTGCGTATCCTTTACCAGTGAGTGACGATGAAAGGAGTTCCTAcattgaaagattcaaaGTATACTATgagaaaaacaaattcGAAGGAAACGAAGTAGAtaatgatttgaatgattcAGGTGTTAAAAAACTTAAAAAAAGTCTCTTAATGCAAATCCTATTGAACTACGTTGGTGGTAGATTGTTTGAACAAGACCTTACTGTCATATCGCAAATTTCTGGAATTTGCTTCCGCCTTGCTCGACAACAAAAGTTTTTAATATTAGAATATGTTGTGGGATTGTGGCATTTAATGAATTGTACTGTTGcgatgaaaaggaaagagGTCGTTCTCGTAACAGCAACGCTCGATTCAATTGTTAAGAAATTATCAGCGGGTGAACAATCTAGTGAACCTGCTTCTTGA
- the SPT15 gene encoding TATA-binding protein (similar to Saccharomyces cerevisiae SPT15 (YER148W); ancestral locus Anc_8.197): MSEQERLQEFQNANKIVFDQNTRQVWESQEKNDIDNSNAKDIAVKSQQEDESDDSATSGIVPTLQNIVATVNLGCRLDLKTVALHARNAEYNPKRFAAVIMRIREPKTTALIFASGKMVVTGAKSEDDSKLASRKYARIIQKIGFAAKFTDFKIQNIVGSCDVKFPIRLEGLAFSHGPFSSYEPELFPGLIYRMVKPKIVLLIFVSGKIVLTGAKQRGEIYQAFEAIYPVLSEFRKI; this comes from the coding sequence ATGTCTGAACAGGAGCGATTGCAGGAGTTTCAAAACGCGAATAAAATagtttttgatcaaaatacAAGACAGGTTTGGGAGTCtcaagagaaaaatgacATAGACAACAGTAATGCTAAAGACATTGCAGTAAAGAGTCAGCAAGAGGACGAATCAGATGATTCAGCTACATCAGGTATAGTCCCtactcttcaaaatatcgTGGCTACTGTGAACCTGGGATGTCGGCTAGACTTAAAAACAGTGGCACTTCATGCGCGTAATGCGGAATACAACCCAAAGCGTTTTGCCGCTGTTATTATGCGTATTCGAGAACCAAAAACTACGGCATTGATTTTTGCATCAGGTAAAATGGTTGTAACAGGTGccaaaagtgaagatgacTCCAAATTAGCAAGTAGAAAATATGCTAGAATTATCCAAAAGATTGGTTTCGCAGCCAAATTCACTGATTTTAAGATTCAAAACATTGTTGGTTCATGTGACGTGAAATTTCCTATCCGTTTAGAAGGTTTGGCATTCAGTCATGGACCTTTCTCATCGTATGAACCGGAATTATTCCCTGGATTAATTTATAGAATGGTGAAGCCAAAAATTGTCCTGTTGATTTTTGTTTCGGGTAAAATTGTTCTGACTGGTGCTAAGCAAAGAGGTGAAATTTATCAAGCTTTTGAAGCTATATATCCGGTGTTGAGTGAATTTAGGAAGatataa
- the PEA2 gene encoding Pea2p (similar to Saccharomyces cerevisiae PEA2 (YER149C); ancestral locus Anc_8.198) — MIDDLKGLELMERANPWLFSEDSYEEYPTKYEDLKQYLSNDLDTNLPYRNSRPYTHVDYLDFLLYKKDQNGSLIDVDKKLLCEYALYQVQSHQRNGKLKDVSAKTLQQLLDIQPQSAEWYESLLVLLESTNATKVDAPLFDIGKTSTKKNPNSKGLQRSNTTIRTNGALQELTSFVLSNAVKKGVELQPVNMDSPVEFLKNAIDSLTNYSQNDNGKQSNMENDATGIYTQKKELETAFEDLQLAHSFLTKQFEKDRAEHIQNVEQLQNTNKELHQKILECHSNLSQSETKLQEMDIEVKRLKESSSLENDFVRNIDLSSPVPSPINLLNPESPTLSNGNGHSFSIMKMEFKRMLAESQRKYEREIQEERESRMHVEKELEAFKKKTGMK; from the coding sequence ATGATCGACGATCTAAAGGGTTTAGAGCTCATGGAAAGAGCTAACCCATGGCTTTTCTCAGAGGACAGTTATGAGGAGTATCCAACCAAATATGAGGATTTGAAACAATATTTGTCAAACGATTTGGACACAAACTTGCCCTACAGAAATAGTAGACCCTACACACATGTTGACTACTTAGATTTCCTACTGTACAAGAAAGATCAAAATGGCTCGTTAATTGATGTCGATAAAAAACTACTTTGCGAATATGCGCTGTATCAGGTGCAAAGTCATCAGAGGAATGGAAAATTAAAAGATGTTTCGGCGAAAACCTTGCAACAGCTACTCGATATCCAGCCACAGTCAGCAGAGTGGTATGAGTCTTTGCTCGTATTGCTGGAATCCACCAATGCTACAAAAGTTGATGCTCCACTGTTTGATATTGGAAAGACGAGTACAAAGAAAAACCCGAACAGCAAAGGGCTGCAGCGTAGTAATACTACTATTCGCACGAATGGTGCGTTGCAAGAACTCACGTCATTTGTATTATCTAATGCCGTCAAGAAGGGGGTGGAGTTGCAACCTGTAAATATGGATAGTCCGGTTGAATTCCTAAAGAATGCTATTGATTCACTCACAAATTACTCTCAAAATGATAACGGAAAGCAATCAAACATGGAGAATGACGCCACAGGCATATACacacaaaaaaaagagttaGAAACGGCATTTGAAGACTTACAGCTAGCTCACAGTTTTTTAACGAAGcaatttgagaaagatCGAGCTGAACATATACAAAATGTTGAACAACTTCAAAATACGAACAAGGAACtacatcaaaaaattttggagtGCCATTCTAATTTGTCTCAAAGTGAGACTAAACTGCAAGAGATGGATATTGAGGTAAAACGACTGAAAGAATCTAGTAGCCTCGAAAATGACTTTGTGAGGAACATCGATCTATCGTCACCAGTTCCATCTCCTATAAACCTCCTAAACCCAGAATCACCAACGCTTTCTAATGGCAACGGGCATTCGTTctcaataatgaaaatggaattCAAGAGAATGCTTGCTGAGAGCCAAAggaaatatgaaagagaaatacaagaagaaagagaatcGAGGATGCATGTTGAGAAAGAACTAGAGGCgttcaagaagaagacagGGATGAAATAA